One genomic region from candidate division TA06 bacterium encodes:
- a CDS encoding MFS transporter — MIPHKTKFVNPDAQQNIKNRTLQTFSALKHRNFRLFWTGQLISLIGTWMQTVAQGWLVLQLTNSAFLLGAVNAIGSVPVLLFALPGGVIADRLEKRKILLFTQIVAMSLAFILAALTHLHNTGVLVLKVWYVAAIAAVGGSVFALDVPARQSFFIEMVGKKDLLNAIALNSAIFNAARIVGPALAGILIGVVGTASCFFLNGLSFVAVIIGLLLIRIDAPAIKKSDSPWDDMKQGLRYAWNYKAVRALVLIVALFSIFGMPYVVLMPIFARDILNKGAGGLGFLMAATGSGALVGSLVLASFSQIQKKGILVFWAGIIFSLATLVFSLSRNYVLSLAILPLVGLSMVSQVATVNTMIQSTVSDQMRGRVMGVFTMMFMGMMPFGSFIAGSIAARWGAPFALQLGAGICFCATVIIYKLVPDLWRM, encoded by the coding sequence ATGATACCCCACAAAACAAAATTTGTCAACCCGGATGCCCAGCAGAATATTAAAAACAGGACACTGCAGACCTTCTCGGCTCTGAAGCACCGCAACTTCCGCCTTTTCTGGACCGGACAGCTCATCTCGCTGATCGGCACCTGGATGCAGACCGTAGCCCAGGGCTGGTTAGTGCTGCAACTGACCAACTCGGCCTTTCTGCTGGGGGCGGTCAACGCCATCGGATCGGTGCCGGTGCTTTTGTTCGCCCTGCCGGGCGGGGTGATCGCCGACCGGCTGGAAAAACGGAAGATCCTGCTTTTTACCCAGATCGTGGCCATGTCCCTGGCCTTCATCCTGGCGGCTTTGACCCACCTGCACAATACCGGGGTCCTGGTGCTGAAGGTCTGGTACGTGGCGGCCATAGCGGCGGTGGGCGGTTCGGTCTTCGCCCTAGACGTTCCGGCCCGGCAGTCATTCTTCATAGAGATGGTGGGCAAGAAGGACCTGCTCAACGCCATTGCCCTCAACTCGGCCATCTTCAATGCCGCCCGCATCGTAGGGCCGGCCCTGGCCGGGATTCTGATCGGAGTGGTGGGAACCGCGAGCTGTTTTTTTCTGAACGGCCTTAGCTTTGTGGCCGTGATCATCGGGCTATTGCTGATCAGGATAGACGCCCCGGCCATAAAAAAATCAGACTCCCCCTGGGACGACATGAAACAGGGGCTTAGGTATGCCTGGAATTACAAGGCGGTGCGGGCCCTGGTCCTGATCGTGGCCCTGTTCAGCATTTTCGGCATGCCCTACGTGGTGCTGATGCCGATCTTTGCCCGGGACATCCTGAACAAAGGAGCCGGCGGCCTGGGTTTTTTGATGGCTGCCACCGGCAGCGGAGCCCTGGTTGGATCGTTGGTCCTGGCCTCTTTCAGCCAGATCCAAAAAAAAGGGATTCTGGTCTTCTGGGCCGGAATAATTTTTTCCCTGGCCACTTTGGTTTTTTCCTTGTCCCGCAATTACGTCCTTTCGCTGGCTATTCTGCCGCTGGTGGGACTGTCCATGGTCAGCCAGGTGGCCACGGTTAACACCATGATCCAAAGTACGGTCAGCGACCAGATGCGGGGCCGGGTGATGGGAGTGTTCACCATGATGTTCATGGGGATGATGCCCTTCGGCAGTTTCATCGCCGGGTCCATCGCGGCGCGCTGGGGCGCCCCGTTCGCCCTGCAACTGGGGGCGGGGATATGCTTTTGCGCCACGGTCATAATCTATAAACTGGTGCCGGATCTCTGGCGGATGTGA
- a CDS encoding ThiF family adenylyltransferase, with product MNGRYSRQEMLPEIGQEGQKRLAFSRAAVIGCGALGTVMANLLARMGVGYIKLIDRDVVELSNLQRQVLYDESDIGRYKAEVAAEKLRKINREIEIVSTLADIRGSTMEQAVKDCSIILDGTDNFNTRLAINDACVKHGIPWVYCGVVGTTGVSLPVIPQGPCLRCLLPAQTQPQVMETCDLVGVFGPAVSIIASIAVAQAAKILLGNELKTELIQYDCWSGRYSQIEIPRNESCPCCVQKCFDYLSPLAEDIVTKLCGRNMILIQPARQVDFDLPTLAQTLAAVGTVHSDKEMLVFRVGDMEMSLFKGGGAMIRGTEDKAIARSFYSRYLGL from the coding sequence ATGAACGGCCGTTACTCTCGTCAGGAAATGCTTCCCGAAATCGGACAGGAAGGCCAGAAACGCTTGGCCTTCAGCCGGGCTGCCGTCATTGGGTGCGGAGCTTTGGGCACGGTAATGGCGAATTTGCTGGCCCGGATGGGTGTGGGGTATATCAAATTGATAGACCGGGATGTGGTGGAGCTTTCCAATTTGCAACGTCAGGTGTTGTACGATGAATCGGACATCGGGCGTTACAAGGCCGAAGTTGCGGCCGAAAAATTGCGGAAGATCAACCGCGAAATAGAAATTGTTTCTACCCTGGCTGACATCCGGGGAAGCACCATGGAGCAGGCGGTGAAAGACTGTAGCATAATCTTAGACGGGACCGATAATTTTAACACCCGGCTGGCCATCAACGACGCTTGCGTCAAACACGGCATTCCCTGGGTTTATTGCGGCGTCGTCGGCACCACCGGGGTGTCCCTGCCGGTGATACCTCAAGGCCCCTGTTTGCGGTGCCTGTTGCCAGCGCAAACGCAGCCGCAGGTAATGGAGACCTGCGATTTGGTCGGAGTTTTCGGACCAGCGGTAAGCATCATAGCTTCCATAGCTGTGGCTCAAGCGGCAAAAATCCTTTTAGGCAATGAACTGAAAACGGAACTGATACAGTATGACTGTTGGAGCGGGCGATATAGTCAGATTGAAATTCCGCGTAACGAATCCTGTCCCTGTTGCGTTCAAAAATGTTTCGATTACCTTTCTCCGCTGGCCGAAGATATTGTAACAAAATTGTGCGGCCGCAATATGATCCTTATCCAGCCGGCCCGTCAGGTTGATTTTGACCTTCCGACGTTGGCCCAGACATTGGCCGCGGTCGGCACCGTCCATTCCGACAAAGAAATGCTGGTGTTCCGGGTTGGCGACATGGAAATGAGTCTTTTTAAGGGCGGTGGGGCCATGATCCGGGGAACCGAAGATAAAGCCATTGCCCGTTCCTTTTATTCACGTTATTTGGGTTTGTGA
- a CDS encoding FAD-binding protein, translated as MMEKYEILNAELLTKLQSIVGEKYLITLDDDKEPYSHDETLNQKFMPAAVVKPGNTSEVSALMKLASSEKIPVTPRGAGTGLSGGALPVCGGIALSLERLNRILEIDQENLMVVTQPAVITQTLQNAVEEKGLFYPPDPASLDSCSIGGNVAENAGGPRAFKYGVTRHYLCGLEVVWPNGEVSRLGGKTIKNVSGYDLMHLICGSEGTLAVITEITLRLVPRPKLQTDLLIPFPSIALAAKATEEIIRQRIVPAAMEFMEKKAVRAAEEFLKKRAPFREAEAHLLVQLDGDKPEELREQYERIGEIVSRYEALDVLVAEDRPSQDRLWEMRRSLSEALTQKSPVREREDVVVPKSKIPELFDRMEQLSKKYGTEIVSFGHIGDGNVHVNILKQNTDDDSWNHALPLLLEEMFKMVVSLGGTISGEHGIGYVKKEFLPLAVDAPALAMMKAIKRTVDPQDILNPEKIFP; from the coding sequence ATGATGGAAAAATATGAAATATTAAATGCGGAGTTGTTAACAAAACTCCAATCTATCGTCGGGGAAAAATACCTGATAACCCTGGACGACGACAAGGAGCCCTATTCCCACGACGAGACCCTGAACCAGAAATTCATGCCGGCGGCGGTGGTCAAACCCGGCAACACATCTGAGGTCTCGGCCCTAATGAAACTGGCCAGTTCCGAAAAGATTCCGGTCACCCCCCGGGGCGCCGGCACCGGCCTGTCCGGCGGGGCCCTGCCGGTGTGCGGAGGAATAGCGCTTTCGCTGGAGCGGCTGAACCGGATACTGGAGATCGACCAGGAGAACCTGATGGTGGTCACCCAGCCGGCGGTGATCACCCAAACCCTCCAAAACGCGGTGGAAGAAAAGGGACTGTTCTACCCACCCGACCCGGCCAGCCTGGATTCCTGTTCCATCGGGGGTAACGTCGCCGAGAACGCCGGCGGCCCCAGGGCCTTCAAATACGGGGTCACCCGGCACTACCTGTGCGGGCTGGAAGTGGTCTGGCCCAACGGGGAGGTCTCGCGGCTGGGAGGAAAGACCATCAAGAACGTTTCGGGCTACGATCTGATGCACCTGATCTGTGGGTCCGAAGGGACGTTGGCGGTGATTACCGAGATCACCTTAAGGCTGGTTCCCAGGCCCAAACTGCAGACAGATCTGTTGATACCGTTTCCCTCCATCGCCCTGGCGGCCAAAGCCACCGAAGAGATCATCAGGCAGCGGATAGTCCCGGCCGCTATGGAGTTCATGGAGAAGAAGGCGGTGCGAGCGGCCGAGGAGTTCTTAAAAAAGCGGGCGCCCTTCCGCGAGGCCGAGGCCCATCTGCTGGTCCAGCTGGACGGGGACAAGCCGGAGGAACTGCGGGAGCAGTACGAGCGGATCGGCGAGATAGTCTCCAGGTACGAAGCCCTGGACGTGTTGGTGGCCGAGGACCGGCCCTCGCAGGACCGGCTATGGGAGATGCGCCGGTCCCTGTCCGAAGCCTTGACCCAGAAAAGCCCGGTGCGGGAGCGCGAAGACGTGGTGGTGCCCAAGTCCAAGATCCCCGAGCTTTTTGACCGGATGGAGCAGCTCTCCAAAAAATACGGCACCGAGATCGTATCCTTCGGGCACATCGGCGACGGCAACGTCCACGTCAATATCTTAAAACAAAATACCGATGACGATTCCTGGAATCATGCCCTGCCCCTGCTGTTGGAGGAGATGTTCAAAATGGTGGTATCCCTGGGAGGAACCATTTCGGGCGAGCACGGCATCGGCTATGTCAAGAAAGAGTTCCTGCCTCTGGCGGTGGATGCTCCGGCCCTGGCCATGATGAAGGCGATCAAGCGAACGGTAGACCCCCAGGACATACTGAATCCCGAGAAGATATTTCCCTGA
- the larE gene encoding ATP-dependent sacrificial sulfur transferase LarE has protein sequence MNLQEKENKLKGVIAQFDSAVIAFSGGVDSTFLARICRDILKGKVLLVTASSSTYPAHELEDARKLAAGLGMEHLVIVSEELDIPGFRRNPPDRCYHCKRELFLKIRQIAEKEGCEAVFDGSNADDQNDYRPGRRAIEEQGIISPLCLSGLTKPEIRELSRSLGLTTAEKPPYACLASRFPYGEEITRQKLDRVAEAEKSIRNLGFTLFRVRSHGNLARLEFCPVEMGRAWEARESLLKICHATGFIYVAFDMLGYRTGAMNEVLLSEK, from the coding sequence ATGAATCTGCAGGAAAAAGAAAATAAATTAAAAGGGGTCATTGCGCAATTTGACTCCGCCGTGATCGCCTTTTCCGGCGGAGTGGACAGCACCTTTCTGGCCAGAATATGCCGGGATATCCTGAAGGGGAAGGTCCTTCTGGTGACCGCCTCCTCGTCTACCTATCCCGCCCATGAACTGGAAGATGCCAGGAAACTGGCGGCCGGACTGGGCATGGAGCACCTCGTAATCGTGTCGGAAGAACTGGATATCCCGGGCTTTCGGCGGAACCCGCCCGACCGCTGCTACCATTGCAAGAGGGAACTTTTTCTGAAGATACGGCAGATAGCGGAAAAGGAGGGCTGTGAGGCGGTCTTTGACGGATCAAACGCCGATGACCAGAACGACTACCGCCCGGGCCGCCGGGCAATTGAAGAACAGGGGATTATCTCCCCGCTATGCCTATCCGGCCTTACCAAGCCCGAAATACGTGAACTGTCCAGAAGTTTAGGGCTAACCACTGCCGAAAAGCCGCCCTATGCTTGCCTGGCCTCGCGCTTTCCTTATGGGGAGGAAATAACTAGACAAAAGTTGGACCGGGTGGCGGAGGCCGAGAAAAGCATCAGGAATCTGGGCTTCACCCTTTTCAGGGTGCGAAGCCACGGCAACCTGGCCCGGCTGGAATTCTGTCCGGTGGAAATGGGCCGGGCCTGGGAAGCGCGGGAGTCGTTGCTTAAAATATGCCACGCCACGGGTTTTATATATGTTGCATTTGATATGTTAGGTTATCGAACCGGTGCTATGAATGAAGTTTTGCTAAGTGAGAAATAG